One Candidatus Zixiibacteriota bacterium genomic window carries:
- a CDS encoding DUF2723 domain-containing protein, with amino-acid sequence MLRDWLKDLDRTNALVAAGVSVTVFLVYLSTMAATVTFWDCGEFIAVSHILGIPHPPGTPLFVLVGRLFAMLPFFADASARINFVSVICSTLAALFGYLSGVRIMRPWFASDNSTLSRFMIYAGAAAGALFLALGRTGWGNAVEAEVYGLSMAMFMGAFWLTLIYHETPRSSAADRIMLAVLYIAFLGIGAHQTTLLILPFCALFFILRKESPVWVWFVTAIYLFFELYLIFALSSRPHEVGYYVPVIVAFVLFLFYVFSLEQVPKAALVVGGGFLVAMLPVYQFLFAAARRAMSGMSAPLETANPVASIIGLIGLAGLVLYSIVLLGRYLSRAKSRQPEPLSLLVVALFGIGTGLMAGVLLLGVRGYTAFGVVSILLTLVLALAVRQYVRWLILVALAGVALIAIGQRPFWYGSLAAVGVILLAAKAFRDGSWKTALLIVVAAWLGFSVHLYIPIRSAEHPYINENNPSQNVASFVNFLERKQYGAESMTSRMFTRRGEWENQFGNYRRMGFWGFFNEQYGLNGPRFFVAFVLGLFGLWEAIRIRSQLGLGFAVLVLVCSVGLVLYMNFADGTRQNPVTGQDYIEVRDRDYFWTPAFLLFGLAIGLGITSTIQYIRDSVAKLSLNLRRPVIAASLVLFLLPVYALARNYHESDRSQNRIAFNYAWNLLQSADTNAVFFTYGDNDTFPLWALQEAHRIRKDVRVVNLSLSGMKWYQKQVRDYMEVDLGMSDRQIDAIEPYRTEDGRVFQISDQLVDAVIDNNRAKRPINFSVTVPADSRKHRGESADAHLRLVGMKWRWKETADGRDVATDESMEFLMNPERFRLGGLNDPNLYKDENMLRLSVNYGQSFVVVGDTLRRARRFDDAERLAAYALAAIPYSGDLINFLATVYAEQGKAGPLADLMDRTTEGDRKWLSTMLARIKRKAGAPLEAEQLLTQVLTQNPTYRPAFEELARLYVETNQYPSLKTLLDMWLNSDPSDQDVRRLRDDLVKQMSGAAPTPSAQPK; translated from the coding sequence ATGTTAAGGGACTGGCTGAAGGATCTGGACCGGACCAATGCGCTTGTGGCCGCCGGCGTTTCGGTGACGGTGTTTCTCGTCTATCTGTCCACGATGGCGGCCACTGTGACGTTCTGGGATTGCGGTGAGTTCATAGCGGTCAGTCACATTCTCGGCATCCCGCACCCGCCCGGCACACCGTTGTTCGTGCTGGTCGGACGCCTGTTCGCGATGCTCCCTTTTTTCGCTGACGCGTCGGCGCGGATCAATTTCGTGTCCGTCATCTGTTCCACGCTGGCGGCGCTGTTTGGATATCTGTCGGGGGTCCGTATCATGCGCCCCTGGTTCGCCTCGGACAACTCTACGTTATCTCGTTTCATGATCTATGCCGGCGCCGCGGCTGGTGCGCTCTTTCTGGCACTCGGTCGGACAGGATGGGGAAATGCCGTCGAAGCCGAAGTGTATGGATTATCCATGGCGATGTTTATGGGAGCGTTCTGGCTGACACTTATTTATCACGAGACACCACGGTCGTCGGCTGCCGACCGGATCATGCTCGCCGTTCTGTACATCGCGTTTCTGGGGATCGGCGCACACCAGACTACGCTTCTGATCCTGCCGTTTTGTGCTCTTTTCTTTATCCTGCGCAAAGAGAGTCCGGTATGGGTATGGTTCGTTACGGCCATCTATTTGTTTTTCGAGCTGTACCTGATATTCGCTCTGTCTTCGCGGCCCCACGAAGTTGGGTACTATGTTCCGGTCATCGTCGCGTTCGTTTTGTTCCTGTTCTATGTCTTCTCATTGGAACAAGTACCCAAGGCTGCCCTGGTTGTGGGAGGCGGGTTTCTGGTGGCGATGCTGCCGGTGTATCAGTTCCTCTTTGCCGCTGCCCGGCGCGCCATGAGCGGCATGAGTGCACCGCTTGAAACTGCGAATCCGGTCGCCTCGATTATTGGTCTGATCGGCCTGGCCGGACTGGTGTTGTACTCAATTGTCCTTCTGGGACGGTATTTGTCACGCGCGAAGTCTCGCCAACCCGAACCGCTGTCACTGCTTGTCGTAGCGCTTTTTGGCATCGGCACCGGCCTCATGGCCGGCGTTCTGCTGCTTGGTGTCCGCGGGTATACCGCATTCGGCGTCGTGTCAATTCTGTTAACTCTGGTTCTCGCTTTGGCAGTGCGACAGTATGTTCGATGGCTAATATTGGTCGCTCTTGCAGGCGTTGCGTTAATAGCGATTGGCCAGCGGCCATTCTGGTACGGCTCGCTGGCAGCCGTCGGCGTAATTCTGCTGGCCGCGAAAGCATTTCGAGACGGTTCGTGGAAAACTGCGCTCTTGATAGTCGTAGCTGCCTGGCTGGGATTCTCGGTCCATCTGTATATTCCGATTCGGTCGGCGGAGCACCCGTATATCAACGAAAACAATCCGTCACAGAATGTTGCGTCCTTCGTCAATTTCCTCGAACGAAAGCAATACGGGGCCGAGTCTATGACCTCCCGCATGTTCACCCGCCGTGGAGAATGGGAAAACCAATTCGGTAATTATCGACGGATGGGGTTCTGGGGATTCTTCAATGAGCAATACGGACTGAATGGCCCGCGCTTTTTTGTCGCATTCGTATTGGGACTGTTCGGTCTCTGGGAGGCGATTCGTATTCGTTCGCAACTTGGGCTTGGTTTCGCTGTGCTGGTACTGGTCTGTTCGGTCGGTCTGGTCTTGTATATGAACTTTGCGGACGGGACCCGACAGAATCCGGTCACTGGTCAGGACTATATCGAAGTACGTGATCGCGATTATTTCTGGACCCCGGCGTTCTTGCTTTTTGGACTTGCGATCGGCCTCGGCATTACCTCCACCATCCAGTACATCCGCGATTCGGTCGCCAAATTGTCGCTCAATCTTCGCCGCCCGGTTATCGCTGCGAGCCTGGTACTTTTCCTCTTGCCTGTGTATGCGCTGGCACGCAACTATCATGAGAGTGACCGCTCACAGAACCGGATCGCCTTCAATTACGCCTGGAATCTTCTCCAGAGCGCGGATACCAACGCGGTGTTCTTCACCTACGGCGATAACGACACGTTTCCCCTATGGGCGTTGCAGGAGGCGCACCGTATCCGCAAGGACGTACGGGTGGTCAACCTGTCTCTGTCGGGCATGAAATGGTATCAGAAGCAGGTGCGAGATTACATGGAGGTAGACCTCGGTATGAGCGACCGCCAGATCGACGCCATCGAACCATACCGAACTGAGGATGGAAGAGTTTTCCAGATATCGGACCAACTGGTCGATGCCGTCATCGACAATAATCGCGCAAAGCGTCCCATAAATTTCTCGGTGACCGTACCGGCAGACAGCCGTAAGCACCGCGGCGAGTCAGCCGATGCGCACCTGCGGTTGGTGGGGATGAAATGGCGGTGGAAGGAAACTGCCGACGGGCGCGATGTGGCGACGGACGAGTCCATGGAGTTCCTCATGAATCCGGAGCGGTTTCGGTTGGGCGGTTTGAACGACCCCAACCTGTATAAAGACGAGAACATGCTGCGACTGTCAGTCAATTACGGCCAGAGTTTTGTGGTGGTCGGTGACACGCTTCGGCGGGCGAGGCGTTTTGACGATGCCGAGCGGCTGGCTGCCTACGCGCTGGCGGCCATCCCATATTCGGGCGATCTGATCAACTTCCTGGCCACCGTATATGCCGAGCAGGGGAAAGCCGGTCCGCTGGCCGATCTCATGGACCGAACTACCGAAGGGGACCGCAAGTGGCTTAGCACTATGTTGGCACGGATCAAGCGGAAAGCTGGCGCACCTCTGGAGGCAGAGCAGTTGCTGACCCAGGTGTTGACGCAGAACCCGACCTACCGCCCGGCTTTCGAGGAACTCGCACGACTGTATGTGGAAACCAATCAATACCCGAGTCTAAAGACACTTCTGGATATGTGGCTCAACTCGGATCCATCGGACCAGGATGTCCGCCGTCTGCGTGACGACCTCGTCAAACAGATGAGCGGCGCCGCCCCAACTCCGTCAGCTCAGCCCAAATGA
- the nusB gene encoding transcription antitermination factor NusB: MADTTPRRRARELVLQGLYACEVQELDQSTVLDRVVTDDKLAARHQKFAQSLFLLTCRDKQWADEQIQALAKNWAIDRIADLDRNILRMALVELKEMPDSPVKVVLNEAIELAKKFSTSESSSFINGILDSFVKGMEKTPHSK; this comes from the coding sequence ATGGCGGATACCACACCGCGCCGCCGCGCCCGCGAACTGGTGCTTCAGGGGCTTTATGCCTGTGAGGTTCAGGAACTTGATCAGAGCACCGTTCTCGACAGGGTTGTCACCGACGACAAGCTGGCTGCCCGACACCAGAAGTTCGCCCAATCGCTCTTTCTGCTTACGTGCCGCGACAAGCAGTGGGCCGACGAACAGATCCAGGCACTGGCGAAAAACTGGGCTATAGACCGGATTGCCGACCTGGACCGCAATATCCTCCGCATGGCTCTCGTGGAACTCAAGGAGATGCCTGACTCTCCCGTGAAAGTGGTGCTCAACGAAGCGATAGAACTGGCCAAGAAGTTTTCCACCAGTGAATCGTCATCTTTCATCAACGGTATTCTTGACAGCTTTGTGAAGGGGATGGAGAAAACGCCGCACTCAAAGTGA
- the ribE gene encoding 6,7-dimethyl-8-ribityllumazine synthase has protein sequence MKRIEGKLEAKGFRFGLVASRFNNFFTDKLVEGALDCLIRHGADDKQITIVHVPGSFEIPFAASRMVKSGNYDAVLCVGAVIRGDTPHFDYIAAEASKGIARLGMEANIPVVYGIITADNLEQAIERSGTKAGNKGWDAAMTAIEMVNLYRVLG, from the coding sequence GTGAAGCGAATTGAAGGCAAGCTGGAAGCGAAGGGGTTTCGCTTTGGCCTGGTGGCGAGCCGCTTCAACAATTTCTTTACTGATAAATTGGTTGAAGGAGCGCTCGATTGCCTGATCCGTCACGGCGCCGACGACAAGCAGATTACCATTGTTCATGTTCCCGGCTCGTTCGAGATACCGTTTGCGGCATCGAGAATGGTCAAGAGCGGCAACTACGATGCCGTTCTCTGCGTCGGCGCCGTGATTCGTGGCGACACACCGCACTTCGACTATATAGCGGCAGAGGCGTCGAAAGGGATTGCGCGTCTTGGTATGGAGGCGAATATTCCTGTCGTGTATGGAATAATCACGGCTGACAATCTGGAGCAGGCGATTGAGCGGTCGGGGACGAAAGCCGGTAACAAAGGCTGGGATGCCGCCATGACGGCGATAGAGATGGTCAATCTGTATCGGGTGTTGGGCTAG
- a CDS encoding bifunctional 3,4-dihydroxy-2-butanone-4-phosphate synthase/GTP cyclohydrolase II, with protein MAGTIQFNSVPEAIEDIRRGKFVVVVDDEDRENEGDLIMAAEKVTSESVNFLARHGRGLICVPMTEERIENLGLHPMVEKNTAKLGTRFTVSVDALRGTTTGISAHDRAVTIKALADDHTQPEDLGRPGHVFPIKALKGGVLSRAGHTEAAVDLARLAGLKPVGVLCEIMDDDGTMARVPRLAQIAKEFDLRFITVRDLIAYRHQTEKLVTRVTSVDFPTEHGTFKLHLYQSDIDDHHHLALTRGDIACRKNVLVRVHSSCLTGDVFGSYRCDCGPQLHRAMQMVEAEGCGVVLYMRQEGRGIGLANKILAYKLQDAGRDTVQANEELGFDADLRDYGIGAQILVDLGLTSIRLLTNNPRKVIGLTGYGLEITERVPLQVEPSKYNHRYLETKRDKLGHMLSLGETGGSQ; from the coding sequence ATGGCGGGTACGATTCAGTTCAACAGCGTGCCCGAGGCGATCGAAGATATCCGTCGGGGCAAATTCGTCGTGGTGGTCGATGATGAAGACCGCGAGAACGAAGGGGACCTGATCATGGCCGCCGAGAAAGTCACGTCGGAATCGGTCAATTTCCTGGCGCGTCACGGGCGCGGACTCATCTGCGTGCCGATGACCGAGGAGCGGATCGAGAATCTGGGGCTTCACCCCATGGTGGAGAAGAACACCGCCAAGCTCGGGACACGGTTCACGGTTTCGGTCGATGCCTTGCGCGGCACCACGACCGGCATATCGGCGCACGACCGGGCGGTAACTATTAAGGCGCTTGCGGACGACCACACGCAGCCGGAGGACCTGGGTCGCCCTGGACACGTCTTTCCCATCAAGGCTCTCAAAGGGGGTGTGCTTTCGCGCGCCGGGCACACCGAGGCCGCAGTCGATCTGGCTCGTCTCGCCGGTTTGAAACCGGTCGGAGTGCTCTGCGAGATCATGGATGATGACGGCACCATGGCGCGGGTGCCCCGCCTGGCCCAGATAGCCAAAGAGTTCGATCTGAGATTCATTACCGTACGAGACCTGATCGCTTACCGTCACCAAACCGAAAAACTGGTCACCCGAGTGACATCGGTCGATTTTCCCACCGAGCATGGGACGTTCAAGCTGCATCTGTATCAGTCTGATATCGATGATCACCACCATCTGGCGCTCACCAGAGGGGATATTGCCTGCAGGAAAAACGTGCTGGTCCGGGTTCACTCGAGCTGTCTGACCGGCGACGTGTTCGGGTCGTACCGGTGTGACTGCGGCCCACAGTTGCACAGAGCAATGCAAATGGTGGAGGCCGAAGGGTGCGGCGTCGTGCTCTATATGCGCCAGGAGGGAAGAGGCATCGGACTGGCCAACAAGATTCTCGCCTATAAACTCCAGGATGCCGGCCGGGATACGGTACAGGCGAATGAAGAGCTTGGTTTCGACGCCGACCTGCGTGATTACGGCATCGGAGCGCAGATACTCGTCGATCTGGGTTTGACATCGATTCGCTTGTTGACCAACAACCCGCGCAAGGTGATCGGATTGACCGGGTATGGACTGGAAATTACGGAGCGTGTTCCGCTTCAGGTGGAGCCCTCGAAATACAACCATCGTTATCTTGAGACTAAGCGGGACAAGCTCGGCCATATGCTGTCCCTTGGAGAGACTGGAGGTTCACAGTGA
- a CDS encoding riboflavin synthase, with protein MFTGIVEDIGTVVSVRPHGNYRVLSIASRLVEQDMRIGESICCDGACLTVVSFDRDSFEVEASQETLARTVAGDYRAGTRLNLERALRADSRMGGHLVTGHIDDCGTIVSILPIGESLELKIGYRSEFDRYLVAKGSIAIHGVSLTVNEAWSGGMSVNLIPHTLKATTLGVLSRGDRVNLEFDIIGKYVSRLSSSYEHNAITLEKLRESGW; from the coding sequence ATGTTCACGGGCATTGTTGAAGATATCGGAACGGTAGTGTCGGTTCGACCACACGGAAATTATCGCGTGCTGTCTATCGCTTCGCGTCTTGTAGAACAGGACATGAGGATCGGCGAATCGATCTGTTGCGATGGCGCCTGTCTCACCGTTGTTTCGTTCGATAGAGACAGTTTCGAAGTCGAAGCGTCGCAGGAGACGCTTGCACGGACGGTGGCCGGGGATTATCGAGCCGGAACACGATTGAATCTCGAACGGGCGCTCCGCGCCGATAGCCGGATGGGTGGACATTTGGTAACTGGTCACATTGATGATTGCGGGACAATCGTGTCAATCCTCCCGATCGGTGAATCGCTGGAACTGAAGATCGGTTACCGGTCGGAATTCGACCGCTATCTCGTCGCCAAAGGCTCCATCGCCATTCATGGCGTGTCGCTGACGGTCAACGAGGCCTGGTCGGGCGGAATGAGCGTGAACCTCATACCGCATACACTTAAGGCAACCACACTGGGAGTTCTTTCGAGGGGGGACCGGGTCAACTTGGAATTTGATATCATTGGCAAATATGTTTCACGGTTGAGTAGTTCATATGAGCATAACGCGATTACACTTGAAAAGCTGCGCGAAAGTGGGTGGTGA
- the ribD gene encoding bifunctional diaminohydroxyphosphoribosylaminopyrimidine deaminase/5-amino-6-(5-phosphoribosylamino)uracil reductase RibD, with the protein MVDRQFTQFMERALTLAARGRGNTSPNPMVGAVVVKRGRIIAEGYHRRAGADHAEIVALKRAGHLAWGSTLVVSLEPCCHTGRTGPCTQAIIESGISRVVYATNDPDPRVDGQGATVLRRAGVIVEKGLLGHEARTLNEAYFCYHTKHRPFVVLKTAQSIDGRIATATGDSKWISGHDALVFAHRLRAEADAVVVGMGTVIADNPALTVRHVAGANPYRIVVTRSMSFPRHCQLLEKDGDLKTIVASSRRSLSRFGTTRRRHSPILWEITTNTHGLLDLGDLVTKARQFGFRSLLVEGGGKLATSFLKAGLVDKYIVVLAPMVIGEGVSSVGNLSVTTLSKSVKFDKYEFLPCGKDYLFVGYPSTKR; encoded by the coding sequence ATGGTGGACCGACAATTCACTCAGTTCATGGAGCGGGCCCTGACGCTCGCCGCACGCGGACGAGGCAACACATCGCCGAATCCGATGGTAGGGGCCGTGGTGGTCAAGCGCGGGCGGATAATCGCCGAGGGGTACCACCGGCGTGCCGGCGCCGATCATGCCGAAATCGTCGCCTTAAAACGTGCCGGACATCTCGCCTGGGGATCCACACTTGTGGTCAGTCTTGAGCCCTGCTGCCATACCGGCCGCACCGGACCGTGCACACAGGCTATCATCGAATCCGGGATATCTCGCGTGGTCTACGCCACCAACGACCCTGACCCGCGCGTCGACGGCCAGGGGGCGACGGTATTGCGGCGGGCGGGTGTCATCGTTGAAAAAGGATTACTCGGCCATGAGGCGAGGACGCTGAACGAGGCGTACTTCTGTTACCATACCAAACACCGCCCGTTTGTCGTGCTCAAGACGGCGCAATCCATCGACGGGCGCATCGCCACCGCGACCGGTGACTCAAAATGGATCTCGGGACATGATGCCCTGGTGTTCGCGCACCGACTGCGGGCCGAAGCCGACGCCGTCGTGGTCGGTATGGGGACGGTTATCGCCGACAATCCGGCCCTGACCGTTCGTCATGTGGCCGGCGCGAATCCGTACCGGATCGTCGTGACGCGCAGCATGAGTTTCCCTCGCCATTGCCAATTGCTGGAAAAGGACGGAGACTTGAAGACCATCGTGGCATCGAGCCGCCGATCATTGTCGCGATTTGGCACGACACGAAGAAGGCACAGCCCAATACTGTGGGAGATCACGACGAACACACATGGACTGCTCGACCTCGGCGATCTGGTCACTAAGGCCCGGCAATTCGGTTTTCGCTCGTTGCTGGTCGAGGGGGGCGGAAAACTGGCCACCTCGTTTCTAAAGGCAGGGTTGGTAGACAAATACATTGTCGTGTTGGCGCCGATGGTGATCGGCGAGGGCGTAAGTTCGGTTGGAAACCTGTCCGTGACGACCCTGTCGAAGTCTGTGAAATTCGACAAGTACGAGTTCCTGCCTTGTGGAAAAGATTATCTGTTCGTGGGATACCCCAGTACAAAGAGATAG
- a CDS encoding ATP-binding protein, whose amino-acid sequence MASSSELIHQYFHVRQSTRINRIVGQIDTVAKLLLKLFSCDFAAIFYRRSDSEDLVPAAFQGWDDRGVAELRELESAYQGATGARKASRRGIFHLNDRSGAADETDRFAVANGLVTRFQYPIYVGGNLRAVIVAYWKTRPENNLTNVSYIITPLSEVLLGWMALIEEIHVSDNFSLRLSALISLFDLPLDEYKVSELVVRMLRTVRTVLPGASILLVTRDIVTGQYTTTDPIGGSPLPKDLYDDLQDECKALLEGLRKRKVTTRGWHDLSHRFNKYRREVMAIELYGDEQYQYGAAFVRDDEISFAEAEIELISLVRMFCRSIINNALLVRGLRKHNERIKETSVRLADAETMATLADMSSGIAHDLNNVIGSIVGRLQLLKMKCPDEATVDSLGKIEATALEAATTISRLQQFSTSVKARKLDTIDLVSCVRGYFDCHDHVWSDLALGKRVTVTCSIETAEARVDGSSEDLTTVLDKLVQNAVEFAPDQSSVRVTLTENDRVFHLSVIDAGPGVPDGIRSKIFYPFFTTKSIRGAGLGLAIVHGVITRWGGKVTVDSDAGVGSVFRITLQKTGAADAVSDSTSKTRITRPLRVLVVDDDEQIRGILADMLDLEGHTTVGCADGYSALKQLKGEKYDILITDLGMPGMSGLELAGAAHQAHPKMPIAMITGWGTQLNEEEIAHKGVKAVVPKPFHLKDVKALVYELTHERSRELESQNI is encoded by the coding sequence ATGGCAAGCTCATCGGAGTTGATTCATCAGTATTTCCACGTGCGTCAAAGCACGCGCATCAATAGGATTGTGGGACAGATCGACACGGTCGCCAAGCTGCTTCTCAAGCTGTTTTCGTGCGACTTTGCCGCCATTTTCTACCGCCGCTCCGACAGCGAAGACCTGGTGCCGGCTGCTTTTCAGGGATGGGACGACCGCGGTGTGGCTGAGCTGCGGGAGCTCGAATCGGCGTATCAGGGCGCGACCGGTGCCCGGAAGGCATCACGGCGCGGCATCTTCCATCTGAACGATCGATCGGGCGCCGCCGACGAGACGGACCGCTTCGCCGTGGCCAACGGGCTCGTCACCCGCTTTCAATACCCGATCTACGTGGGCGGAAATCTTCGCGCCGTCATCGTGGCTTACTGGAAGACTCGTCCGGAGAACAACCTGACCAACGTCAGCTATATCATCACGCCGCTTTCGGAAGTCTTACTGGGCTGGATGGCACTGATCGAGGAGATCCATGTGTCCGACAACTTCTCCCTTCGGCTGTCGGCGTTGATCAGTCTGTTCGATCTGCCGCTCGACGAATACAAGGTGTCCGAGCTGGTCGTGCGCATGCTGCGAACGGTGCGTACAGTGCTGCCGGGGGCATCAATCCTTCTCGTCACCCGCGACATAGTCACCGGCCAGTACACCACCACCGACCCGATCGGCGGATCGCCGTTGCCGAAAGACCTGTACGACGATCTTCAGGACGAGTGCAAAGCGCTCCTTGAAGGTCTGCGAAAACGCAAAGTCACGACACGAGGCTGGCACGATCTCAGCCACCGGTTCAATAAGTACCGCCGCGAAGTGATGGCGATCGAGCTGTACGGCGATGAGCAGTATCAATATGGCGCCGCGTTCGTGCGCGATGACGAGATCTCGTTTGCCGAAGCGGAGATCGAACTCATCAGTCTGGTCCGGATGTTCTGCCGTTCCATCATCAATAACGCGCTGTTGGTACGGGGGCTTCGCAAGCACAACGAACGTATTAAGGAGACTTCGGTACGTCTGGCTGACGCGGAAACCATGGCCACCCTGGCCGACATGAGCTCGGGGATCGCTCACGATTTGAATAACGTGATCGGAAGCATTGTGGGCCGGTTGCAGCTGCTGAAAATGAAATGTCCCGACGAGGCCACCGTCGATTCCCTCGGAAAGATCGAGGCGACGGCACTCGAAGCCGCGACCACGATTTCCCGACTGCAGCAGTTCAGCACGTCGGTGAAGGCACGCAAGCTCGACACGATCGACCTGGTCTCTTGTGTGCGAGGGTACTTCGACTGTCACGACCACGTCTGGAGCGATCTCGCGCTTGGCAAACGGGTCACAGTGACCTGTTCCATCGAGACGGCCGAGGCGCGTGTCGATGGTTCGAGCGAGGATCTCACGACCGTTCTTGATAAGCTGGTTCAGAATGCCGTCGAATTCGCGCCCGACCAATCGTCCGTTCGCGTCACCCTGACCGAGAATGATCGCGTGTTTCATTTGTCGGTCATCGATGCCGGACCGGGGGTACCGGACGGTATCCGCAGTAAGATATTCTACCCGTTCTTTACGACCAAGAGTATCCGCGGCGCCGGGCTGGGATTGGCTATTGTCCATGGCGTTATCACTCGCTGGGGCGGCAAAGTGACGGTTGATTCCGACGCCGGCGTTGGATCCGTTTTCCGGATCACGCTGCAGAAAACAGGCGCCGCCGATGCGGTATCCGACAGTACCAGTAAAACCCGCATTACCAGACCGCTCCGCGTGCTGGTGGTGGATGATGACGAGCAGATCCGCGGTATCCTGGCCGACATGCTGGACCTTGAGGGGCACACCACGGTTGGGTGCGCCGACGGGTATTCGGCCCTCAAACAACTCAAGGGGGAGAAATACGATATTCTGATTACCGACCTTGGCATGCCCGGCATGTCCGGTCTGGAGCTAGCCGGGGCGGCTCACCAGGCTCACCCCAAGATGCCGATCGCGATGATTACCGGCTGGGGCACTCAATTAAACGAGGAAGAGATAGCCCACAAGGGAGTTAAGGCTGTAGTCCCCAAGCCGTTCCATCTGAAAGACGTAAAGGCCCTTGTGTACGAGCTGACCCACGAGCGGAGCAGGGAACTCGAGTCACAAAATATCTGA
- the rnhC gene encoding ribonuclease HIII: MPVIVGVDESGKGDFFGPLVIAALVADDESSAQLRALGARDSKLVSNQKLLRVDEELRAQFQHAVIVISPERYNRTYREIKNLNKLLAQGHADAIAAVLKITRADRAISDKFGKPELVESALARIGCSISLSQIVRGESILQVAAASILARARFLREMDRLSKQFGMELPRGASGIVDKAGREFVKMHGTNVLEQVSKVHFKNFQRATAGSLFK, encoded by the coding sequence TTGCCGGTCATAGTTGGTGTCGATGAATCCGGCAAGGGAGACTTCTTCGGTCCCCTGGTGATCGCAGCGCTGGTCGCAGACGATGAGTCGAGCGCTCAACTGCGAGCACTGGGAGCTCGTGACTCCAAGCTGGTCAGCAACCAGAAACTCCTCCGTGTGGATGAGGAACTCCGTGCACAGTTTCAGCATGCAGTCATTGTCATCTCGCCGGAGCGGTACAATCGGACGTATCGCGAGATCAAGAATCTCAACAAGCTGTTGGCACAAGGACACGCCGACGCGATAGCAGCAGTTCTCAAGATTACCCGCGCGGACCGTGCCATCTCGGACAAATTCGGAAAGCCCGAGCTTGTCGAATCGGCGCTGGCGCGGATTGGCTGTTCGATTTCGCTTTCACAGATTGTTCGCGGAGAGTCGATCCTTCAAGTGGCCGCAGCCTCCATTCTGGCCAGAGCACGTTTTCTGCGGGAGATGGATCGTCTGTCGAAGCAATTTGGCATGGAACTCCCCAGGGGAGCCTCCGGTATCGTCGACAAGGCGGGCCGCGAGTTTGTTAAGATGCACGGCACCAATGTGTTAGAGCAAGTATCTAAAGTACACTTTAAGAACTTCCAGCGTGCCACCGCCGGTTCGCTATTCAAGTGA
- the efp gene encoding elongation factor P: protein MYTVSDFRRGLPIVVDDQPYYVVEYQHFKMGRGRANIRTKLKHIKTGAVVEKVFSSNDSFKPPDLENRRMQYLYENSGEFTFMDVQNFDQLSVPVESLGDARWYLLENHEYQVLFLDNQAISVDLPASVILEVTETEPVVRGDTVTNVTKPAKLQTGIEVRVPPFVKEGDKVKVDTRTGEYLERAN from the coding sequence ATGTATACTGTGTCCGATTTTCGGCGGGGACTGCCGATCGTGGTGGATGACCAGCCGTACTATGTAGTCGAGTATCAGCATTTCAAGATGGGGCGCGGTCGCGCCAATATTCGCACCAAGCTCAAGCATATCAAGACAGGTGCGGTTGTCGAGAAGGTGTTCTCGTCCAACGACAGCTTCAAACCGCCCGATCTGGAGAACCGACGGATGCAGTACCTGTATGAGAACAGCGGCGAGTTCACGTTTATGGATGTCCAGAACTTCGATCAACTCTCGGTCCCGGTGGAAAGTCTGGGGGATGCCAGATGGTATTTGCTGGAGAACCATGAATACCAGGTGCTGTTTCTGGACAATCAGGCGATCTCTGTCGACCTGCCGGCCTCCGTCATTTTGGAAGTCACCGAAACGGAGCCGGTAGTACGCGGGGACACGGTGACAAACGTGACCAAACCGGCCAAGCTCCAGACCGGCATCGAGGTCCGTGTCCCGCCGTTCGTCAAGGAGGGGGACAAGGTGAAGGTAGACACGCGCACCGGTGAATATCTGGAACGAGCCAACTGA